A section of the Budorcas taxicolor isolate Tak-1 chromosome 17, Takin1.1, whole genome shotgun sequence genome encodes:
- the FAM216A gene encoding protein FAM216A — protein sequence MPNQGPVSGWTECSSSAEPPAVARAEGGGGGSAGHSYYQNSKGTDRIKDGHKVNSPRAKLQELWKMPLTIHTSKSKPEPFFLKHPDLTSVEKRYLCSIAKIYNASYLKTLMKRHYMHVIQRSSQKPGVLTHHRGHLSSRSSQKQHYPCTTWRHQLEREDLGPSNIAAASAPEMIQHSLWRPVRSKEGLKTGYASKTRCKSLKIFRKPGRLFIKSVSTNDSESYMNEEKKEEDLLNKCMQSMSIEEQGEHLMLT from the exons ATGCCCAACCAAGGTCCAGTGTCCGGCTGGACGGAGTGCAGTTCTTCCGCAGAGCCGCCCGCGGTGGCCAGGGCCGAGGGTGGCGGCGGCGG atCAGCTGGACATTCTTATTACCAGAATTCCAAAGGTACTG ACAGAATCAAAGATGGACACAAAGtgaactcacctagagccaagcTGCAAGAGTTATGGAAAATGCCTCTAACAATTCACACCTCTAAGTCAAAGCCAGAGCCTTTCTTTCTAAAG CATCCAGACCTCACCTCAGTCGAGAAGCGCTACCTGTGTAGCATTGCTAAGATCTATAACGCAAGCTATCTGAAGACTTTAATGAAGAGGCACTACATGCATGTGATCCAGCGCAGCTCCCAAAAGCCAG GTGTCCTCACTCATCACAGGGGCCACCTCAGTTCTCGTTCCTCACAGAAGCAGCATTACCCCTGCACTACATGGCGACACCAGCTGGAGAGAGAGGACTTGGGACCTTCTAACATTGCAGCTGCATCTGCACCTGAGATGATACAACATTCGCTTTGGCGACCAGTGAGAAGCAAAGAAGG TTTAAAAACTGGATATGCATCTAAAACAAGATGTAAATCATTGAAGATTTTTAGAAAACCAGGCAGACTGTTCATAAAATCAG TTTCTACAAATGATTCTGAATCATacatgaatgaagaaaaaaaggaagaagatttACTAAATAAGTGTATGCAATCAATGTCAATTGAAGAACAGGGAGAACATCTGATGTTAACTTGA